The Christiangramia salexigens genome includes the window TATTTTTACTCAAAATCCTATAAAAATGAAAAAACTATTATTCTTATTCTGCTTAGTTCTAACCGGTATTTCATGCCAAACCAATGACAAAGAGAAAGTAGATTTGCTGGTTTACAATGCAGATGTATATACTGTAAATGATTCGTTTGAAAAGGCGGAAGCTTTCGCCGTTAAGGATGGAAAGTTTGTAGCCGTGGGTACTTCACAGGAGATAAGAGAGAAATATCAAGCTGCTGAAGTCCATGATGCTCAAGGTAAAGCTGTTTATCCGGGGTTTATTGATGCTCATGCACACTTTTACCGGCTAGGGTTACAACAACAACGTGTGGATCTAACCGGAACAAAGAGTTTTGATGAGGTGGTTTCCAGAATTGTTGAATTTCAAAAAGAAAGAAATGTAGATTTTATAACAGGAAGAGGTTGGGACCAAAATGATTGGGAAGTAAAAGAATTTCCGGTTAAAGACACCCTGGATAAATTATTTCCCGATACTCCCATAGCAATAACAAGAATAGACGGGCACGCCATGCTTGTAAATCAGGCTGCATTGGATAAGGCAAATATCACAACCGAAACAAAATTTGATGGAGGAGATATCGAGCAAAAAAATGGAAAACTCACCGGAATCCTTGTAGATAATCCAATGGAACTTGTTAGTAATACCATGGCAGCACCAGATATGGAGACTCAAACTCAGGCATTGATGGATGCTCAGAAAATTTCATTTGGCTATGGACTTACCACTGTAGATGATGCAGGTATAGATAAGGAAACAATTGAGCTAATGGATAGCCTTAATAATGCCGGGGAATTAAAGATCAGGATATATGCAATGCTAAGTAACAATAAAAAGAATTTGGATCATTACCTAGATAAAGGACCATATAAGACTGAAAGACTAAATGTTAGGTCTGTTAAATTCTATGGTGACGGAGCCTTAGGTTCCAGAGGAGCAGCCTTGAAAAAACCTTATTCAGACCGTGATGGTCATTACGGAGCATTATTATCACCGGTTTCTGAATTTAAAAAAACCGCTGAGAGGGTCGCTAATTCTGAATTTCAATTAAATACACATGCTATCGGTGACTCCGCGAATTATGTGGTTCTAAAAACCTACGATTCTCTTTTGGAAGCTTCAGCCGATAGGAGATGGAGAGTGGAGCATGCACAGGTCATAGATCAGAAAGATTTTAAATACTTTAGTAAGAATATCATTCCTTCCGTTCAGCCAACTCATGCCACCAGTGACATGTATTGGGCAGAAGACAGGTTGGGAGAAGAGAGAACAAAAGGAGCCTATGCTTATAAGAAGCTTTTGGATCAGGCCGGAATCGTGGCATTGGGAACAGACTTTCCTGTAGAACAGGTTAATCCATTTTTAACCTTTTATGCGGCAGTAGATCGCCAGGATACCGAAAATTATCCTGAAGGTGGCTTTATGAAAGAACAGGCGCTTAGCCGTGAAAACACCTTGAAAGGAATGACCATTTGGGCTGCATATTCCAATTTTGAAGAGCAAGAAAAGGGAAGTATAGAAACAGGAAAATTTGCCGATTTTATTATTCTGGACAGGGATATTATGAAGGTGGAAATAGACAGTGTTCCAAACACCAAGGTGCTTTCAACTTTTGTGAATGGGGAACAGGTATATAAAAATTAATCTCGGTATCTTTGCCAATTATCAAAAATCAATAAAATGAACGACGGATTATATGCTAAATTCCATACATCTAAAGGGGAAATCCTGGCAGAACTGGAATATCAAAAAACTCCTGGTACAGTTGGAAATTTTGTAGGTCTGGCTGAAGGGAAAATAGAAAACAAAGCAAAATCACAGGGCGAACCTTACTACGACGGAATTAAATTCCACCGTGTAATTCCAGATTTTATGGTTCAGGGAGGAGATCCTCAGGGAACCGGTGTTGGAGGACCTGGTTATAAATTTGATGATGAGATCCATCCCGATCTTAAACATGATGCCCCGGGAAAATTATCAATGGCCAATGCTGGACCGGGTACCAATGGGAGTCAGTTTTTCATCACACATGTAGAAACGCCTTGGTTAGACGGTAAACATACCGTTTTTGGTAGCGTTGTAGAAGGTCAGGAGATCGTAGATAAGATCGAGCAGGGAGATAAGATCGAAAAACTGGAGATCATTAGAAAAGGTGAGGCTGCAGAAAACTTTGATGCCGCGGGTGCTTTTAAAGATTTTAATGCTGAAAAAGCTCAGCGTGAAGCTGAAGAAAAGAAGAAAGCAGAAGCAGAGCTTGATAAAATAGCAACAGGCTTCGAAAGAACTGAAAGCGGTCTTAGGTATAAGATCATCCAAAAGGGTGACGGTAAAAAGGCTGAAAAAGGAAACAGTGTTTCTGTACATTATAAAGGCCAGTTGGCAGACGGTACCGTTTTCGACTCGTCTTATAAGAGAAATAAACCATTGGAATTCCCAATTGGAGTTGGACATGTGATCCCGGGATGGGATGAAGGGATCCAGCTTTTACAAGTTGGTGATAAAGCAAGAATGGTTATACCTTCACATTTAGCCTATGGTGAAAGAGGAGCAGGTGGAGTTATTCCTCCGAACGCTGTTCTTGTATTTGACGTTGAGCTAATGGATGTTAAGTAAACATAGAATTATATAATACAAAAAGAGCAGAGAAAATTTCTCTGCTCTTTTTGTTTCTGATAGTTTTTTCGAATCACCCTATTCCGGAGTTTACTAGAAAATTAAAAAAACGCTTAATTGCTTTAATTCTTCCACTTAATATTACAACCAATACTGGGCTTTTGATCTTCAGATACCTTTCGGTTATTTAAAATGGCATCCATAGCTTCCCTTAGATTCCTTCCGTTAGGTTGAATCCCATTACCAGGCCTGCTATCATCTAGTTGTCCGCGGTAGACCAATTTTAGATCATCATCAAAAAGAAAAAAATCGGGAGTGCAGGCTGCATCATAGGCTCTGGCTACTTCCTGAGTTCCGTCGAACAAATAAGGGAAGGAGTACTGGTGGTGCATGGCGTGTTCCTTCATCATTTCTGGCCTGTCCTGTGGATAATTTTCAATATCATTGCTCATAATGCCAATAGTATTAAAACCCAGAGGGCGGTAATCATTCGCCAGGCGCACGATCTCATCATCAACATGCTTCACAAAAGGACAATGATTACAAATAAACATGATAAGCGTACCCTTCTCTCCCTTTAATTCCTGTAATTCTACCAGGTGATCTGTGATTGCATCCATCAGTCTGAAATCTGGAGCCTTGGTGCCCAACTTGAGCATATTGGAAGGAGTAAGTGACATCTTTTTTATTTAAAATTAAAATATAAAGCGGGAATGAAACCTAAAATTTTTATTTTATGAAAATAAATTTAAGATATGGATGAAATTAACTGGAGCGATTTTGAAAAAGTAGAAATGAGAGTAGGAACTATAATTTCTGCTGAAGATTTTCCTGAAGCCCGAAAACCTGCCTATAAATTAAAGATTGATTTTGGAGAGAAATTGGGAAGCAAGGTGTCCTCTGCTCAAATAACAAAACGCTATAAGCCGGAAGAATTAATTGGAAAACAAATAATAGCCGTGGTCAATTTTCCTGTTAAACGCATTGCCGGTTTTAAAAGTGAATGTCTGGTAATGGGCGTAGTAGGCGAAAATAATGATGTAGTGCTTGTTGCAGCCGATAAGAAAATTCCTAATGGTTCACGAGTGGCTTAACATTAAAGCCCATCTTTAAATTTTCTGTGTTCGTCCAGCAGGTTTTTAATATCCTTATTATGCCCGTAAAGAACCATAATCTCATCTTTATATAATTTGGTATCTGCCCTTGCAATTCCCTGAACGCTGGTTTTATCTGTTTCGGTGCCCAGATCATTTTTTTCCTTGCTTACCGTCATAGTAGTAAGCACGATCACATTAAATTCTTCTTTGATCCCTATTTCCTTAACTGTTTTATCATGATATTCTTCAGGGATTCTTGTTTCTACTATACTGAAATTCCCATCCAGTTCAAAGCTGTCTACCACACCCTCAAGATTCAATTTCTTTGCCCATCTATCGGCAGTTTCCTCTTCAGGATAGATGATCTCTTTTACTCCCATGGCTTCAAGAACCATTCTTTGTAGTGGATCCACAGCCCGACTTATGATTCGTTTTACCTTCATTTGCTTCAGTAAGGCGGCGGTCATTATATTAGCACTTTTATCCTCTCCTATAGCGACGATCACGATATCTGTATCTGATAAAGGTAAGTTCTTCACTGCTTCGATATCGGTTGCATCAAGATTTATACTATGAGTAAGCTTTTCTTTTATACTTTCTACCTTGCTCATTCTAATATCAACACCAATCACTTCATTGCCCATTTCTGTTAGTTTCTCTGCCAGTGAGGCTCCAAATTTTCCTAAACCGATTACAATATATTTCATGATATCTAATTTAATTTATTAATACCTCATCCTTGGGATAGCGGTAATTCATATATCTAATTTTCTTAAGCATGGCTATCATTATTGTTAGCATACTTACCCGCCCTATGAACATCGTAAATATAATTACGATCTTGGAGGCCGATGAGAGTTCCCCGGTTATACCGGTTGTTAATCCTACGGTGCTGTAAGCCGAGAAGGATTCAAAAGCAATGCTCAAAAGGCTTTTATCCTCATCAAAGATTGAAATGAGAAAGATAGAAGTTCCAATTACCATAATTGAAAGAGAAATAATGGCAAACGCTCTTCTAATAGTGGCTTCTGAAACTTCTCTTTTATATACTTCGATCCTGTTCTTCCCTTTTGCAAGGCTAATAAAATTAAGTACTGCCACTGCTATAGTACTGGTTTTTATCCCGCCTCCTGTTGAAGCTGGTGAAGCACCAACCCACATCAAGAAAAATAAGATCATCAAAGTGCTGAAGTTTAATGCTCCAGTGTCTACAGTATTAAAACCTGCAGTTCTGGGTGTGGAAGCTCCAAAAAATGCGGTAACGATCTTTCCGAACCAATTATGCTCTGCAAGGGTATTATTGTATTCAAGGGCATAGAAGATCAGTGTTCCGCTAATCAAAAGAACCGTTGTGGTCACCAAAACGATACGTGTATTAAGATTGATGATCCATGGGGAATGCACTCGTTGTCTTCGTTGAGTTATTCTGAATAATTTGTTCTTAATATTATATAGGGCATATCTGTAGATATTTAATAAAATAGGAAAACCAATACCACCCAGGATGAATAAGAATGCGATCACCAAATGCAGAGGATAATTGAATCTAAAGGCGGGATCGTATAAACTATGTTCCAAAGTGGAAAAGCCGGCATTGCAAAAGCCGCTTACAGCATGGAAAATGGAGAAGAATATTTGATCTCCAACTTGTGTGATTTCAGCTTTATTAAGGCTCAGGTAAATGAAAATAAAGCCAATGAATTCAACAAGAAATGTAATTAAAAGTATCTTTTTTAAAACATTGAAAACTTCCCCCAGTTTATCAGAATTTGTAACATCTTTTAGTAATAATTGATTTTCATAAGTGGTCTCTCCTCTGAAAAAATAACTGAAATAACTGGCGAAGGTCATTATACCAAGGCCGCCAAGCTGCATTAAAACTAAAATGATACTCTGGCCAAATGTAGTAAAATAAGAACCTGTGTCCACCACGATAAGACCAGTAACACATACTGAACTGGTAGCTGTAAAAAGTGCATCGAGCAAACCAATTCCGTTATAAGTCGCTTTGGGTAATAGAAGCAGGAGTGTACCTATGATAATAATTCCCAAAAAACTAGCGATGAACAACTGCGCCGGGTTTAAACGTGTGTGCCCGGGGTTAAATTTCAGGGTTGAGAATTCCCTGATAAAGTAAATAAGGGAAGCTGCATAAACATATGCCATCTTATTCAGGAATTCGAGAAGAGGTAGAATTTCTCTGATGGCATCTATACGCATTAAAACAAGGAAACCAAATAGAGACCCAAGTAAAAAATCAAAAATTCGGACCTTGAGTCTTATGTTAAGGTTAAAGATGTAATGTCGTACCAGAATAGCCAGAACACCTATGCCTAAGGCCGAAAAATAAAGATCATTAAGCAATTCTTTTTCTTCGCTGGCGTGTTTGAAACCCAGGTCGTAAACCACAATAAAAATATTGATGAGGCTTATGGTGAAAGAAAATAAGCTTAAATACCTTAGAAACCTTTCATTCTGCAACCAAGATTTGAATCCTGAAAATTTCACTGGTGTTAGGTTTTAGTATTACAGGAAGATATAAATTTAAATGGCGGATTTTTAAATCCGCCATTTAATTCCTGTTGGTCCTGCCGCAAAGTAAATTAATTTGAATACAAGACTGCTAAAATTTCCCTAAACTATAATCTACATCTCGTCGCCAAAGAAAATTGCGTTCATTAATAATTTATTGGTTCCATACCAGAAGGCTCTGAAGTTAGTATTATCGGTGAAAAGAATTACTTCACCTCTACCAAGGCTTTCGTGTTTAAAAGGCACCGTACCGGCGATAGAGTCCAGGTTAGGCTTGCTGATGTATCCGCTTAATAATGGTTTTTCAGTGTAACGTATTGGATTGTTGTAACTCTGTTTATCGGCTTCAATGAAAATCGTAGTATTTCTGAAAAGAGCTAATTTGTCATCTTTATAACCAAAAGCTATTGGATGACTTCTGTCTAATTTCGCTTCGAAGATAGCTCCACCAATTCCCTGAGCTCCCCTGAAATCACCACGCTCTTCAAAACTCACATTTTTAGCTGTAAGTTCATTCTTTTTGGTTTTAAAATCGGCAAACTTGTTGTTTTTTAGCCAGTTTACAGCATTTCTGTATCCAATGAGCGTTCCGCCATCACGGGTCCAATCCATTAACTTTTTAGCGTGATCTTTGTCTATTCCACTTCCCCAGGAGTTAGGTAGAATGATATCTGTATACTCACTAAGATCGGTTCTGGAAAAATCTTCTACATCCAGCTTTGTGATCTTCATATCATAACGCTGGTCAAATAAATGCCATATTTCTCCTGCATCATATGAGGTAATAGAACCACCAACAATAATGGCCACTTTTTGTGGTTCTAAGGCTCTAAATTGATTGCTTCCCAGATTTATACCTTTTGTCATTCCGGTACTTAAGGCAGTGATCTCTACTCCACTTTCTTTAGATATTTCGCTTAGGAATGTATGAATCTCTTCGTTATTAAGTTTTTGATTCTGTACAGGGATCATAATGGTCCCGTAGTCATATTTAGCTGAACCCAGGCTGAAGTCTTCCATGGCTACTTTTGCTCTTAAGCCTTTCTGCAGAATGGCATTGAGTGCCTTTGGTGCAAAGTAGTTGTTCCAATTCAACAAATATGCATATTCGCTTTTTTCAGGTAACTGTGGTAAAAGCTTGCTTAATTCATCGATTTTTTTTCCGATATTTTTTTCTGAAACCTCATTGCTGAAATCAAGATTAAAGGCTAGAGGAAAGGTCCATGCAGAAATGTCGTAAAAAAGGCTGTCTTCAAATTGTGTCCTTCTCTCGAACATGGCTTCTATTAACCTGTGCTGTCTTTGGTTCTTTGGTACCACATAGGCCGATCCTTTTTCGAAACTTTTCCCGTTCTGAGTGAATTTTGAAGAAGGTTCGTAAACTTCAATTTGATGTCTCTTTAAGATCTCTGCTAATTTGTATGCACTAGCCGGGTCTTTTGGGTTTCCAAATGCATAGGCGCCTTTCTTTGCCGACTCTCTTGCATTTTTATAGAAATTACGCTGATAATTCAGAAGGTCCACCCTCATATTTTGCGCGGCCTCGAGTGTTGAAAGCGCTGCTGTGAATTGATTTCTTATTGTAAAAGGGAATGTAAGTACGCCATTGTCGGTTTCCTGTGCATGACCTCTGGAACTTCCCTGTTCGAAAAGTATTCCTATACTCCCATTGATATCGGGGAAAGTTGAGCCCTTTCCATAATAGAAATCATCATAATTTTCTTCGGTATAATAAAGTGAACCTAATTCATCAAATGCAGCAGCATGATAAGTCCCGATCTCCCTTGTAAGGTCTTGATTAAGCTGCGGGGTTAGTGGATGCGTTCTGGAAGGGATTCCAGGCTGAAAGAAAAAAGTAGAATTAGAGCCCATTTCGTGGTGATCTGTCAGGATGTTTGGATACCACTGATGAAATGTTTTAATTCTGGCCTGTGACTCCGGTAACTGAACCGGTAGCCAGTCACGATTCATATCAAACCAGTAGTGATTTGTTCTTCCTCCTGGCCAAACTTCATTGTACTCCCTGTCCTGTGGGTCGGGATTAATATTTTTGCTTTTATTGGTGTTCGCCCAGTAGGCGAATCTTTGTAAACCATCAGGGTTAAATGAGGGGTCAAGAAGAATGACCGTATTCTGTAAAGCTTTTTCGATCTTTTCGCCTTCAGCAGCTGCCAGATAGTAAGCATATAATAATGCTGCATTGGATCCACTGGCTTCGTTACCATGAATGGAAAAGCCTTGATTAATTACCACGGGCATTTCGGCAGTATTGAGCGAAGCAGAATTGCTTTCGACCAATGAAACATGCTTTTTTCTTATGTCTTCAAGCTGCGCAAGATTCTCTTCCGAAGAAACGGTTAGGAGTATTAAAGGGCGCCCCTCATATGTGTGACCGCGACTTTCTATTTGCATGCGGGGTGATGCATCGGCTAATTTGTGCATATACATCAATAAGCGGTCATGGCTCACATGCCATTCACCGGGAATATAACCTAAGACTTCCTGTGGAGTAGGGATGTCGGGATTATAGCTAACCCCATCAGGTAAATAATAGTCTAAACTGAGATCTTTTTTTTGAGCCTGGGTGGCACTTAAGGAAATTAAAACAATAAGCGATAATAATATTCTTTTCATAATTCAGATTTTCGAATGCCTAATATAAAAAAAACCGCCCTGTTTTAGGACGGTTTTTGAAAATCTGATAGTATTTTAATTAAATATCGTCGAAGCTTACATCTGTAAATTTCTCAGGATTTGAAGTAGCTGAAGCTGCACCAGCTTTAGCATCTTCTTCATATTCCTTTTTGAAATCTTTCTGGTGACGTTCGCTAATTACCTCCTCACCTTTTTCGTTAATAATGAAATTGGTCATTTCTTCAAGGATCTCTCTAAAACCGTCAAAATCTTCTTTATAAAGATAAATCTTGTGTTTTTTGTAGTAGAAAGAACCATCATCATTGGTGAATTTCTTACTTTCTGTAATGGTAAGATAGTAATCGTTTGCTCTTGTAGATCTTACATCAAAAAAATAAGTTCTTCTTCCTGCTCTTAAAACTTTAGAGAATATTTCTTCTTTCTCCATCATTCCCTTATCACTCATAAAATAGATTCTTTAGTGGATTATTTTGTAGAGCTCAAAAATGTAAAAATTTTTAACATATAGCAAAAAAATTTTACATTTCTTTTTCATTTAGCTGTTTTGCGTACAGTTCCTTATAATATCCTTCCTGATCCAACAGTTGCTGATGTGTTCCTTGTTGTACGACTTTTCCGTCTTCAAGAATGATAATCTTATCGGCATTCTTAGCCGATGAGATCCTGTGGCTTACAATAATGGTGGTTTTCTCTCTAGTTATCTTAAAAAGATTATTAAGGATCTCTTCTTCGGTTTCGGTGTCTACAGCAGATAGACAATCATCGAACAGAAGGATCTCGGGATCATGAATAATAGCCCTTGCAATAGATACCCTTTGCTTTTGACCACCGGAAAGTGTGATACCCCTTTCGCCCAGCACCGTATCATAGCCTTTACTGAAACCAATAATATTTTTATGAACTGAAGCATTCTTTGCAGCAGTGATTATTTCTTCTTCTGAAGCATCCGTTTTACCAAATTTGATGTTGTTCCGGATGGAATCACTAAATAGGAACGCATCTTGCGGAACGTATCCTATACTATTACGAAGACTTTCCAGATTCAGTTTTTGAATACTACGATCATCTATCATGATGTCTCCCTTGTCAATATCGTATAATCGGCCGATTAGTTCCAGAATGGTGGATTTACCCGATCCTGTTTTTCCAATAATAGCCAGAGTTTCTCCCTTGTCAACTTTAAAGGATACACCTTTTAATGCAGTAATATTGGTATCGTCATAGGTGAAACTCACATCTTTGAACTCGATATTGCCCTGGATATTATCCGGTTCCGCCTTTTGATTGGTGATCTCAGGTTTTTCTTTTAAGAATTCGTTGATCCTCTCCTGTGAGGCTTCAGCCTGCTGAACTAGTGAGGTCACCCAGCCAATAGAGGCCACTGGCCAAGTAAGCATATTTACATATAATATAAATTCAACAAGTACATCGATATTTTCTATCTGACCTGAAATGATCTGTTTTCCTCCTACATAAATCACTATAATATTACTTATCCCAATTAACAAAACCATTAATGGAAAGAAGAACGCCTGCACTTTCACGAGGTCTATATTCTTGTCACGGCTTCCGTTGGATAATTCAGTAAAATTGGTATTGGTTTGAGGCTCTATACCGTAGGACTTAATAACAGCAATTCCACTAAAACTTTCCTGGGTAAAGGTGTTTAATCTGGATAAATACTGCTGTACGATAGTACTCCTTTGGTGAATGGCGACACTAAGCCTGTAAATAGCAAAAGATAAAACTGGTAACGGGATTACCGTATATAAAGTAAGTTCAGGAGCAGATTTAAGCATAAAAATCAAAACTACCACCGTGGAGGCAAAAGTGGTAACACTATACATAATGGCCGGGCCAAGATATAGTCGCACCTTAGAAACATCTTCACTTATTCTATTCATTAGATCTCCGGTACGGTTCTTCTTATAGAAGTTAAGTGACAATTCTTGATAATGCTGGAAAACTTCGTTCTTAAGGTCATATTCCATATGTCTGGAAACCACAATGAAGGTTTGCCGCATTAGAAAGGTAAAAAAGGCGGCAATTAAAGTGGTGCCAATGATGAGCATAATATTATAGGCCAGCTCACTTTTTACTTCAGAAATATCTGTAATAGTTCCATTAAGATATTTCTCAATTACAACGGTACTTTTTCCAACTAATGGCACATAATAAATGGCAAAAATCCTGGCTGCTACGGTTATGATTAGGCCAATTAATAATTTCCATTTATACTTGTAAAAATATTTATTAAGATGCTTAAGGTTTTTCATGTAAACAAGGCCTTGTTGAGGATTATGTAATTTAACACCATTAAAAATCCTCTTTTTTAAAATATTGTTATTTTTACCCCGGATTTTTGCTAAATTAAAAATCCAAAAAAATTAAAAATCAACAAACTATGCAAGTTGACGTTCTAAATGCTAAAGAACTAAAAAAAGCTGCTCCGGTATTCGGACAGGTGTCGTTTGACGAACACGAGCAAATCGTTTTTTGCAACGACAAAGATACAGGTTTAAAGGCAATTATTGGTATTCATAATACGGTTTTAGGCCCTGCTTTGGGCGGTACCAGAATGTGGAATTATACCAGTGAATGGGAAGCAGTAAACGATGTTTTACGTCTTTCCAGAGGAATGACTTTTAAGAGTGCGATTACAGGTTTAAACCTTGGTGGTGGAAAAGCTGTGATTATTGGAGATGCCAAAAAGGATAAGACTCCGGAACTAATGAAAAGATTCGGTGAATTTGTTCATTCTTTAGGAGGGAAATATATCACTGCAGAAGATGTAGGTATGGAAACCTCAGATATGGATACCGTAAGAGAGGTTACACCTTATGTTACCGGTATTTCAGAGTCTAAAGGTGGTGCAGGAAACCCTTCTCCTATAACTGCATATGGTGTTTTTATGGGAATTAAGGCGTCTGCCAAATTCAAATATGGAACAGACGATCTGGAAGGAAGAAAAGTACTGGTACAGGGAATTGGTCACGTAGGGGAGACTCTTGTTGAATATCTTACCGGTGATGGTGCTGAGGTGTATATAACAGACATTAATGAAGAGCGACTTGAAGAAGTAAGTAAAAAACATGGCGCACATATATTCACCCCAAGAGATATTTATTCTGCAGATGTAGATATTTATGCTCCTTGTGCATTAGGTGCAACTATAAATGATGATACGATCCAGAGATTAAAAGCTGATATTGTTGCGGGCGCAGCAAACAATCAATTAGCAGATGAAGTGGCTCATGGACAGATCCTTCAGCAAAAAGGAATCGTGTATGCTCCCGATTTTCTTATCAATGCCGGAGGTATTATAAATGTATATGCCGAACTGGAGAATTACGACCGCCAGGAGATCATGCGTAAGACTGAAAATATCTACAATACAACGCTTAAGATCCTTGAGAAAGCAGCTAAAGAAGATATTACCACACATTTCGCTGCACTTCAAATGGCGAAGCAAAGAATTGAGGATAGAAAAAAACAGAATTTAGATTAGACAGTTCTAAATAATTGATATTTTTGCAGGGCGAAAGTGAACACTTTCGCCCTTTATAATTTCTAAAAAGTTCTTTTACAATTATGTTGACAAGAAGACATATCAGGGTTAAAGTAATGCAATCACTTTATGCCTTTAACCAAAGCCAGAATGACAACCTTGCCACAGAAGAAAAATTCCTGCTGAAAAGTATGCAGGAGATGTATGATCTATTTCTTCTTCAAATAAGCCTGATCACCGAGATCAGGGAGCACGCCGAAACCTTTTTAGAAAAATCCCAGCAAAAACACCTTGCTACCAGTGAGGAAAAAGATCCTAACCGCAAATTCATAGATAATAAGGTCTTTGAGATCCTTAAAGAAAATGAGAGCTTTCAGAATGCGCTGGAAAAACATAAAGTAAACAACTGGAAACAGGATGATGAATATGTTGCGATAATCTGGAATGAAGTACGCAATAGTGTACTTTATCAGGAGTATATGGAAACCCGTGAAACCAGTTTCAAGGAAGATAAAAATTTCATTATCGCGATCTTTAAAGAGATCATAGCTCCAAACGATAAACTTTACGAATATCTTGAGGACCGTAAACTTACCTGGGTAGATGACCTTCCATTAGTGAATACTGCTATTCTGAAGTTTCTTCAGAAATTGAAGGAAAGCACCGGAAAGGAAAAGAGGATCACTCAGCTTTTCAAAAATGAAGAGGATAAGGAGTTTGCTATAAAATTGTTTAGAAAGACCTATTTAAATGATGAAGATCTTTCTAAAGAAATGCTTGGTAAAACACCAAACTGGGATAAGGACAGGATCGCAGAGGTAGATATGGTTCTTATAAAAATGGCCATCTGTGAATTCCTAAAGTTTACAAGTATTCCCGTTAAGGTAACCATCAACGAATACCTTGAAATTGCTAAGGAATATAGTACACCTAAGAGTAGTATTTTTATCAATGGGGTATTGGATAAATTATCCAAGGAATATCAGGCAGACGATAAG containing:
- a CDS encoding amidohydrolase, which codes for MKKLLFLFCLVLTGISCQTNDKEKVDLLVYNADVYTVNDSFEKAEAFAVKDGKFVAVGTSQEIREKYQAAEVHDAQGKAVYPGFIDAHAHFYRLGLQQQRVDLTGTKSFDEVVSRIVEFQKERNVDFITGRGWDQNDWEVKEFPVKDTLDKLFPDTPIAITRIDGHAMLVNQAALDKANITTETKFDGGDIEQKNGKLTGILVDNPMELVSNTMAAPDMETQTQALMDAQKISFGYGLTTVDDAGIDKETIELMDSLNNAGELKIRIYAMLSNNKKNLDHYLDKGPYKTERLNVRSVKFYGDGALGSRGAALKKPYSDRDGHYGALLSPVSEFKKTAERVANSEFQLNTHAIGDSANYVVLKTYDSLLEASADRRWRVEHAQVIDQKDFKYFSKNIIPSVQPTHATSDMYWAEDRLGEERTKGAYAYKKLLDQAGIVALGTDFPVEQVNPFLTFYAAVDRQDTENYPEGGFMKEQALSRENTLKGMTIWAAYSNFEEQEKGSIETGKFADFIILDRDIMKVEIDSVPNTKVLSTFVNGEQVYKN
- a CDS encoding tRNA-binding protein, with amino-acid sequence MDEINWSDFEKVEMRVGTIISAEDFPEARKPAYKLKIDFGEKLGSKVSSAQITKRYKPEELIGKQIIAVVNFPVKRIAGFKSECLVMGVVGENNDVVLVAADKKIPNGSRVA
- a CDS encoding peptidylprolyl isomerase; this translates as MNDGLYAKFHTSKGEILAELEYQKTPGTVGNFVGLAEGKIENKAKSQGEPYYDGIKFHRVIPDFMVQGGDPQGTGVGGPGYKFDDEIHPDLKHDAPGKLSMANAGPGTNGSQFFITHVETPWLDGKHTVFGSVVEGQEIVDKIEQGDKIEKLEIIRKGEAAENFDAAGAFKDFNAEKAQREAEEKKKAEAELDKIATGFERTESGLRYKIIQKGDGKKAEKGNSVSVHYKGQLADGTVFDSSYKRNKPLEFPIGVGHVIPGWDEGIQLLQVGDKARMVIPSHLAYGERGAGGVIPPNAVLVFDVELMDVK
- a CDS encoding TrkH family potassium uptake protein, with the protein product MKFSGFKSWLQNERFLRYLSLFSFTISLINIFIVVYDLGFKHASEEKELLNDLYFSALGIGVLAILVRHYIFNLNIRLKVRIFDFLLGSLFGFLVLMRIDAIREILPLLEFLNKMAYVYAASLIYFIREFSTLKFNPGHTRLNPAQLFIASFLGIIIIGTLLLLLPKATYNGIGLLDALFTATSSVCVTGLIVVDTGSYFTTFGQSIILVLMQLGGLGIMTFASYFSYFFRGETTYENQLLLKDVTNSDKLGEVFNVLKKILLITFLVEFIGFIFIYLSLNKAEITQVGDQIFFSIFHAVSGFCNAGFSTLEHSLYDPAFRFNYPLHLVIAFLFILGGIGFPILLNIYRYALYNIKNKLFRITQRRQRVHSPWIINLNTRIVLVTTTVLLISGTLIFYALEYNNTLAEHNWFGKIVTAFFGASTPRTAGFNTVDTGALNFSTLMILFFLMWVGASPASTGGGIKTSTIAVAVLNFISLAKGKNRIEVYKREVSEATIRRAFAIISLSIMVIGTSIFLISIFDEDKSLLSIAFESFSAYSTVGLTTGITGELSSASKIVIIFTMFIGRVSMLTIMIAMLKKIRYMNYRYPKDEVLIN
- a CDS encoding potassium channel family protein produces the protein MKYIVIGLGKFGASLAEKLTEMGNEVIGVDIRMSKVESIKEKLTHSINLDATDIEAVKNLPLSDTDIVIVAIGEDKSANIMTAALLKQMKVKRIISRAVDPLQRMVLEAMGVKEIIYPEEETADRWAKKLNLEGVVDSFELDGNFSIVETRIPEEYHDKTVKEIGIKEEFNVIVLTTMTVSKEKNDLGTETDKTSVQGIARADTKLYKDEIMVLYGHNKDIKNLLDEHRKFKDGL
- a CDS encoding thioredoxin family protein; translation: MSLTPSNMLKLGTKAPDFRLMDAITDHLVELQELKGEKGTLIMFICNHCPFVKHVDDEIVRLANDYRPLGFNTIGIMSNDIENYPQDRPEMMKEHAMHHQYSFPYLFDGTQEVARAYDAACTPDFFLFDDDLKLVYRGQLDDSRPGNGIQPNGRNLREAMDAILNNRKVSEDQKPSIGCNIKWKN